A single genomic interval of Nonomuraea rubra harbors:
- a CDS encoding isocitrate lyase/PEP mutase family protein: MTDQLTRVSRFRALHERPEPLLLPNPWDAGTARLLAGLGFEALATTSLGVANALGRTRAGRQDILDNCRLISEATGLPVNADLENGYADDPAEAARMVADACAHGAAGASIEDATGDPRSPIYAFEPAVERVRAAVEVARGLPVPLVLTARAENLLHGVDDLGDTIRRLQAFEAAGADVLYAPGLRTLDQMRAVVSSVGKPVNVVMGFADPGITLEQLAEIGVRRVSVGGAFSRLALRAFLDGAREMRAGRFGFVTGMASIGELHEAFR; this comes from the coding sequence ATGACGGATCAGCTGACCAGGGTGTCCCGCTTCCGCGCCCTGCACGAACGACCCGAGCCCCTCCTGCTGCCCAACCCGTGGGACGCGGGCACCGCCAGGCTCCTGGCCGGCCTCGGCTTCGAGGCGCTGGCCACCACCAGCCTCGGCGTGGCCAACGCGCTCGGCCGCACCCGCGCCGGCCGGCAGGACATCCTCGACAACTGCCGCCTGATCAGCGAGGCCACGGGCCTGCCCGTCAACGCCGACCTGGAGAACGGCTACGCCGACGACCCCGCGGAAGCCGCCCGGATGGTCGCCGACGCCTGCGCCCACGGGGCGGCCGGCGCGTCCATCGAGGACGCCACAGGCGACCCACGCAGCCCGATCTACGCGTTCGAGCCGGCCGTCGAGCGGGTACGGGCGGCCGTCGAGGTCGCGCGCGGGCTGCCCGTCCCGCTCGTGCTGACCGCCAGGGCGGAGAACCTGCTGCACGGCGTGGACGACCTCGGCGACACGATCCGCCGGCTGCAGGCGTTCGAGGCGGCGGGCGCGGACGTCCTGTACGCGCCCGGCCTGCGCACGCTCGACCAGATGCGCGCCGTCGTCTCGTCCGTCGGCAAGCCTGTCAACGTCGTGATGGGCTTCGCCGACCCGGGGATCACGCTGGAGCAGCTCGCGGAGATCGGCGTGCGGCGCGTCAGCGTCGGCGGCGCGTTCTCCCGGCTCGCCCTGCGCGCGTTCCTGGACGGGGCCAGGGAGATGCGCGCGGGACGGTTCGGGTTCGTCACCGGGATGGCCTCGATCGGCGAGCTGCACGAGGCCTTCCGCTGA
- a CDS encoding nitroreductase family deazaflavin-dependent oxidoreductase — translation MAEATPSNPGGTSGPPRRFRQSRGRRVGDAVISVFIRAGLVPGSYLLTTRGRKTGRPRTNPVTVVEHEGKRWLVAPYGVVSWVHNVRADARVTLGRLFGRRAYTVREATPQEAGPVLKLYVAVATPTRPYFRATRDSPVADFVAEAEHHPVFELVPAG, via the coding sequence ATGGCCGAGGCGACACCTTCCAACCCCGGCGGGACCTCCGGGCCGCCGCGGCGGTTCCGGCAGAGCCGCGGGCGCCGCGTGGGCGACGCGGTCATCAGCGTGTTCATCCGGGCCGGCCTGGTGCCCGGCTCCTACCTGCTCACCACCCGGGGCCGCAAGACGGGGCGCCCGCGTACCAATCCGGTGACCGTCGTCGAGCACGAGGGTAAGCGGTGGCTGGTGGCGCCGTACGGGGTCGTCTCCTGGGTGCACAACGTGCGCGCGGACGCGCGGGTCACCCTGGGCCGGCTCTTCGGCAGGCGGGCCTACACCGTGCGGGAGGCCACGCCCCAGGAGGCCGGGCCCGTACTCAAGCTCTACGTCGCGGTCGCGACCCCCACGCGGCCGTACTTCCGGGCCACCAGGGACTCTCCAGTGGCGGACTTCGTCGCCGAGGCGGAGCACCACCCGGTGTTCGAGCTCGTACCCGCCGGCTGA
- a CDS encoding LacI family DNA-binding transcriptional regulator, with protein sequence MHDVARAAGVSQRTVSNVVNDYAYVRPETRQRVLDAMAELGYVPNAAARSLRAGRTGLIALVVPDFRARIFADLAGPVVREAEALGYTVLIELTESERERELKVLTGSRNQLTDGAIMMALALRPEDGRRRRPGYPVVLVGDEALEGDVQHVAIPNREASKAVVRHLAARGRRRLMLLGYNPAEHQTGRMRWRGFLEGLAEAGLAAHEELLVEAGWTRAEGQQAIEEHLDAGRAMPDAIFAMNDSLALGALRALQERGVRVPEEVALVGFDDVEEARYSTPSLTSVSPDVEALARNAVAMLHEQISGRSGGREPRIVVDFRLEVRESSR encoded by the coding sequence ATGCACGACGTGGCCCGCGCGGCCGGGGTCTCCCAGCGGACGGTTTCCAACGTTGTCAACGACTATGCCTACGTCCGGCCCGAAACCCGTCAGCGCGTGCTCGACGCCATGGCCGAGCTCGGATACGTGCCCAACGCCGCCGCCAGGAGCCTGCGCGCCGGGCGTACGGGGCTGATCGCGCTCGTCGTGCCCGACTTCAGGGCCCGCATCTTCGCCGACCTGGCGGGGCCGGTCGTCCGGGAGGCCGAGGCGCTCGGGTACACGGTGCTGATCGAGCTGACGGAGTCGGAGCGGGAGCGGGAGCTGAAGGTCCTGACGGGCAGCCGCAACCAGCTCACCGACGGCGCGATCATGATGGCGCTGGCGCTGCGGCCGGAGGACGGGCGGCGGCGCCGCCCCGGCTATCCCGTCGTGCTGGTGGGCGACGAGGCGCTGGAGGGGGACGTGCAGCACGTCGCCATCCCCAACCGGGAGGCGTCCAAGGCGGTGGTGCGCCACCTGGCGGCCCGGGGCCGGCGGCGGCTGATGTTGCTTGGCTACAACCCGGCGGAGCACCAGACCGGGCGGATGCGGTGGCGCGGCTTCCTCGAAGGACTGGCGGAGGCCGGGCTGGCGGCACACGAGGAGCTGCTGGTCGAGGCCGGGTGGACCCGCGCGGAGGGGCAGCAGGCGATCGAGGAGCACCTGGACGCCGGGCGGGCGATGCCCGACGCGATCTTCGCGATGAACGACTCCCTCGCCCTCGGCGCGCTGCGGGCGCTGCAGGAACGCGGCGTCCGGGTGCCGGAGGAGGTGGCGCTGGTCGGCTTCGACGACGTCGAGGAGGCCAGGTACTCGACACCGTCGCTGACCTCCGTCTCACCGGACGTCGAGGCGCTGGCCAGGAACGCCGTCGCGATGTTGCACGAGCAGATCAGCGGCAGGTCCGGCGGGCGCGAGCCGCGCATCGTCGTGGACTTCCGGCTGGAGGTGCGCGAGTCCAGCCGGTGA
- a CDS encoding LysR family transcriptional regulator produces the protein MTLEELETFLCIARVGGFTEASRRLNRSQPAISRRVHELERSLGAALFERSGRRVALTEAGLALLPYAEAVLASVRDAERAVRDASAGGNARTLSLVIVGTLADSHIVDALRTFESRFPQVEVELRTATSREVSALVRGGEATMGLRYFPDPDPRLESIPLGAERLLVVLPASHPVTAARLPDLRAFEGERWLSFPPERGRSDSYGHLLERLLAASGLTEPSITRIDSLTAQRRLVEAGFGLALMPTSSVREELRLGSLRAIEVESLDAGLPVVAVLRRRGYRGTLAGSFLDVLKDHTPELLTW, from the coding sequence GTGACGCTTGAGGAGCTCGAGACCTTTCTCTGCATCGCCAGGGTGGGCGGGTTCACGGAGGCGTCCAGGAGGCTGAACCGGTCCCAGCCCGCGATCAGCCGCCGCGTCCACGAGCTCGAACGGTCGCTGGGGGCGGCGCTGTTCGAGCGGTCCGGGCGCCGGGTGGCGCTGACCGAGGCGGGCCTGGCGCTGCTGCCGTACGCGGAGGCCGTGCTCGCCTCCGTCCGTGACGCGGAGCGGGCCGTACGCGACGCGTCCGCCGGCGGGAACGCCCGCACGCTCAGCCTGGTGATCGTCGGCACCCTGGCCGACTCGCACATCGTGGACGCGCTGCGCACGTTCGAGTCGCGCTTCCCGCAGGTGGAGGTCGAGCTGCGCACGGCCACCAGCCGCGAGGTGAGCGCCCTCGTCCGCGGTGGCGAGGCGACCATGGGCCTGCGCTACTTCCCCGACCCGGACCCGCGCCTGGAGTCGATCCCCCTCGGCGCGGAGCGGCTCCTGGTCGTGCTGCCCGCCTCCCACCCCGTCACCGCCGCCCGCCTGCCCGACCTGCGCGCCTTCGAGGGCGAGCGCTGGCTGAGCTTCCCGCCCGAGCGTGGCCGCTCCGACTCCTACGGCCACCTCCTCGAACGCCTGCTGGCCGCGTCCGGGCTCACCGAGCCCTCGATCACCCGCATCGACAGCCTCACCGCGCAACGGCGGCTGGTGGAGGCCGGCTTCGGCCTTGCGCTCATGCCCACCAGCAGCGTCAGGGAGGAGCTGCGCCTGGGCAGCCTGCGGGCGATCGAGGTCGAGAGCCTGGACGCCGGCCTGCCGGTGGTCGCGGTCCTGCGGCGGCGCGGCTACCGCGGCACTCTCGCCGGGTCCTTCCTGGACGTGCTGAAGGACCACACCCCCGAGCTGCTCACCTGGTGA
- a CDS encoding phospholipase, with protein sequence MVGSSLAALALITAFPAPAVTLQQKLTALSALTQPTARSAAAWRAAWQDRSSWAPYAFDWSTDLCSGSPDKPLGFDFSLPCVRHDFGYRNYKAMGRLPAHRERVDQAFLFDLGRVCAAYAEIRKTACDRLARSYYQAVRRLGAVY encoded by the coding sequence ATGGTTGGATCATCGCTCGCCGCCCTCGCCCTGATCACCGCGTTCCCGGCCCCGGCCGTGACGCTGCAGCAGAAACTCACCGCGCTCTCGGCGCTCACCCAGCCCACCGCACGCAGCGCCGCCGCCTGGCGCGCCGCCTGGCAGGACCGGTCCTCCTGGGCCCCCTACGCCTTCGACTGGTCCACCGACCTGTGCTCCGGCAGCCCTGACAAGCCGCTCGGCTTCGACTTCAGCCTGCCCTGCGTGCGGCACGACTTCGGCTACCGCAACTACAAGGCGATGGGCCGGCTCCCCGCCCACCGGGAGCGCGTCGACCAGGCCTTCCTGTTCGACCTGGGCCGGGTGTGCGCCGCCTACGCCGAGATCCGCAAGACCGCGTGTGACAGGCTCGCCCGCTCGTACTATCAGGCGGTGCGGCGACTGGGAGCGGTCTACTAG
- a CDS encoding cytochrome P450, whose product MRDIPGPPAQSDSGLSAITAAGGLHAYQLDLHDRYGPLVRFQLPGAPSAVSVADPVLLEATAAVNARPDKLFEFLAPLCEAGNLQTLPAGEHVPFRRALLSVLAGRRSHETHFPAFTALATELADRWAGLGEVALQQDLSALSLRMICQYALGGDIDDPARVVSAFETVLTVYLGRLHESDDDLSRAEQALAYLREVVDGVLAAGGSDLVAALVKAELTPARIRDAVLMIMLAAHHTTGVAVSWTLHLLAGHPEEAARVAAELDDVLGDRPAPSYADLKRLPYLERALKESMRLYPPGPYGARETTEDLTLAGHHLPAGTTIFYPFWAVHLNPDHWPDPHAFVPDRFTPEASARRPRYAYIPFGLGPRSCEGASLAMVEAELVLAVLLRRFRFEPVEDHPVVPVERFVLWAENDIRMRVRVRRPSG is encoded by the coding sequence GTGCGCGATATCCCCGGACCTCCCGCCCAGTCAGACAGCGGGCTGAGCGCCATCACGGCCGCGGGCGGCCTGCACGCCTACCAGCTCGACCTGCACGACCGGTACGGCCCGCTGGTGCGCTTCCAGCTCCCCGGCGCCCCGTCGGCCGTCTCGGTGGCCGATCCCGTGCTCCTGGAGGCCACGGCCGCGGTCAACGCCCGCCCGGACAAGCTCTTCGAGTTCCTGGCCCCGCTGTGCGAGGCGGGCAACCTCCAGACGCTGCCCGCCGGCGAGCACGTCCCGTTCCGCCGGGCACTGCTGTCGGTCCTGGCCGGCCGACGCTCCCACGAGACCCACTTCCCCGCCTTCACCGCCCTGGCCACGGAGCTCGCCGACCGCTGGGCGGGCCTGGGCGAGGTGGCGCTGCAGCAGGACCTGAGCGCGCTCTCCCTGCGCATGATCTGCCAGTACGCCCTCGGCGGCGACATCGACGACCCCGCCCGGGTGGTGAGCGCGTTCGAGACCGTGCTGACCGTCTACCTGGGCCGCCTCCACGAGAGCGACGACGACCTGTCGCGGGCCGAGCAGGCGCTGGCGTACCTGCGCGAGGTCGTGGACGGCGTCCTGGCCGCCGGTGGCAGCGACCTGGTCGCCGCCCTGGTCAAGGCGGAGCTGACGCCGGCCCGCATCCGCGACGCCGTCCTCATGATCATGCTGGCCGCCCACCACACCACCGGCGTGGCCGTCTCCTGGACCCTCCACCTCCTGGCCGGGCACCCGGAGGAGGCGGCGCGGGTGGCCGCCGAGCTGGACGACGTCCTGGGCGACCGTCCCGCCCCGTCCTACGCCGACCTCAAGCGCCTGCCGTACCTGGAGAGGGCGCTCAAGGAGTCGATGCGCCTCTACCCGCCCGGCCCGTACGGCGCCCGCGAGACCACCGAGGACCTCACCCTCGCCGGCCACCACCTCCCGGCGGGCACCACGATCTTCTACCCCTTCTGGGCCGTTCACCTGAACCCGGACCACTGGCCGGACCCGCACGCGTTCGTCCCCGACCGGTTCACCCCCGAGGCGTCGGCGCGCCGTCCCCGGTACGCCTACATCCCCTTCGGCCTGGGCCCGCGCAGCTGCGAGGGCGCGAGCCTGGCCATGGTGGAGGCGGAGCTGGTGCTGGCGGTGCTGCTCAGGAGGTTCCGCTTCGAACCGGTCGAGGACCATCCCGTGGTGCCGGTGGAACGCTTCGTGTTGTGGGCCGAGAACGACATCAGGATGCGCGTTCGCGTGAGGCGCCCTTCCGGATGA
- a CDS encoding polysaccharide lyase family 8 super-sandwich domain-containing protein, whose translation MSPSVSATGLELAVPHLSRRQVLSLLPGAGLLAVAASPSHAAAVDHARLLANTLAIFAGTPDVNARPEVAGKLAAILATARQRLAAMDQAGEGELFAGLRLGTDDVNLRLAYQYLYEIALATRAPGSALADDAAAQQRVAGGLRWLHERHFADQQAGYYGNWHNWEIAIPAHVSRTLALLPEGLRGDLTATYLASMDAYLRNGKDGDVDLDSRFHTGANLADITANRILQGALTADDARVTKAIADQATVFATIDPYRLQHGVTDGYYRDGSFIQHHSVAYTGSYGRSLLTRVVQTLKMLEGVASGPQDLPAVVYRWITDGFAPLIFEGWMMEIVKGRAVSRTSSGYTDIGVVVEAMADLADHVEDALPLKRYLRFLPAADTTAFVSPVSIARYAAIRADSTVPAADLNPAARSVAFNAMDRTVHRRPGYAFALARSSERISKYEYMNGENLMPWFQGDGAYYLYLAGEDQREVFGVDYYTAVSPYRLAGVTAPVEERRTVPELYGRFWYENPGHPLGFTSSSESQNTYVYFPRAGNAFSGGATLGAYGAAGMVQSDDAAYTAKQAGILPDDFVAYRNARATKSWFLFDDEIVVLAADVSGQGGRDVVTTVDSRIAAPGNAVALTGERWDGSSWQPGAPATPPRWLRYANGTRGTAVGYAFLTRQPVAAGLETVTRSRRVVRTANPDTAVTKNVFTATIAGVPAFAYALVPNATEAALRAYEDGPLTVLANDRHVQAVRHRALGIVACNVFGDGPRRAGNLLVDGPASVIVRSSGGRTEVALSDPTMGRERVSVVVRGARLRLDTADEGVTVHRVPGGTLIQATTHHAYGRTFSATLH comes from the coding sequence GTGAGCCCCAGCGTATCCGCCACCGGCCTGGAGCTCGCCGTGCCGCACCTGTCCCGCCGCCAGGTTCTCTCCCTGCTTCCCGGCGCCGGCCTGCTCGCCGTCGCCGCCTCCCCGTCGCACGCCGCGGCGGTCGACCACGCGAGGCTGCTGGCCAACACCCTCGCCATCTTCGCCGGCACGCCGGACGTCAACGCCCGCCCCGAGGTGGCCGGCAAGCTCGCCGCCATCCTCGCCACCGCCAGGCAGCGGCTGGCGGCCATGGACCAGGCGGGCGAGGGCGAGCTGTTCGCCGGCCTGCGGCTCGGCACCGACGACGTCAACCTCCGGCTGGCCTACCAGTACCTGTACGAGATCGCGCTCGCCACCCGCGCGCCCGGCAGCGCGCTCGCCGACGACGCCGCCGCCCAGCAGCGCGTCGCCGGCGGCCTGCGCTGGCTGCACGAGCGCCACTTCGCCGACCAGCAGGCCGGTTACTACGGCAACTGGCACAACTGGGAGATCGCCATCCCCGCCCACGTGAGCAGGACGCTGGCCCTGCTGCCCGAGGGCTTACGCGGCGACCTCACGGCGACGTACCTCGCCTCGATGGACGCCTACCTCCGCAACGGCAAGGACGGCGACGTCGACCTCGACTCCCGCTTCCACACCGGGGCGAACCTGGCCGACATCACCGCCAACCGCATCCTCCAGGGCGCGCTCACCGCCGACGACGCCCGCGTCACCAAGGCCATCGCCGACCAGGCCACGGTCTTCGCCACGATCGACCCGTACCGGCTCCAGCACGGCGTCACCGACGGCTACTACCGCGACGGCTCCTTCATCCAGCACCATTCGGTCGCCTACACCGGCTCGTACGGCCGCAGCCTGCTGACCCGCGTCGTGCAGACGCTCAAGATGCTCGAAGGCGTGGCGAGCGGCCCGCAGGACCTGCCGGCCGTGGTGTACCGGTGGATCACCGACGGCTTCGCCCCGCTGATCTTCGAGGGCTGGATGATGGAGATCGTCAAGGGGCGGGCGGTCTCGCGCACCAGCAGCGGCTACACCGACATCGGCGTGGTCGTGGAGGCCATGGCCGACCTGGCCGACCACGTCGAGGACGCGCTGCCGCTGAAGAGGTACCTCAGGTTCCTGCCGGCGGCGGACACGACCGCGTTCGTCTCCCCGGTGAGCATCGCCCGCTACGCCGCCATCCGCGCCGACTCCACCGTCCCGGCCGCCGATCTGAACCCGGCCGCGCGCAGCGTCGCGTTCAACGCCATGGACCGCACCGTGCACCGCCGCCCGGGGTACGCCTTCGCGCTGGCCCGCAGCTCGGAGCGGATCAGCAAGTACGAGTACATGAACGGCGAGAACCTCATGCCCTGGTTCCAGGGCGACGGGGCGTACTACCTGTACCTGGCGGGTGAGGACCAGCGCGAGGTGTTCGGCGTCGACTACTACACGGCCGTCTCGCCGTACCGGCTGGCGGGGGTGACCGCGCCGGTGGAGGAGCGGCGGACGGTGCCCGAGCTGTACGGCCGCTTCTGGTACGAGAACCCGGGGCACCCGCTCGGCTTCACCTCCTCCTCGGAGTCCCAGAACACCTACGTGTACTTCCCGCGCGCGGGGAACGCCTTCTCCGGCGGCGCGACCCTCGGCGCGTACGGGGCCGCGGGCATGGTCCAGTCCGACGACGCCGCGTACACCGCGAAGCAGGCGGGCATCCTGCCCGACGACTTCGTCGCCTACCGGAACGCGCGCGCCACCAAGTCCTGGTTCCTGTTCGACGACGAGATCGTGGTGCTGGCCGCCGACGTCTCGGGCCAGGGCGGCCGGGACGTGGTGACCACCGTGGACAGCCGCATCGCCGCACCCGGCAATGCGGTCGCACTCACGGGCGAGCGCTGGGACGGGAGTTCCTGGCAGCCGGGCGCCCCGGCCACGCCGCCGCGCTGGCTGCGTTACGCCAACGGCACCCGCGGCACCGCCGTCGGCTACGCCTTCCTCACCAGGCAGCCCGTGGCGGCGGGGCTGGAGACGGTCACCCGCAGCCGCCGGGTCGTCCGCACCGCCAACCCCGACACCGCCGTCACCAAGAACGTGTTCACCGCCACGATCGCCGGCGTGCCCGCCTTCGCCTACGCCCTGGTCCCGAACGCCACCGAGGCCGCCCTGCGGGCGTACGAGGACGGCCCGCTGACCGTTCTGGCCAACGACCGGCACGTCCAGGCCGTGCGGCACAGGGCGCTCGGCATCGTGGCCTGCAACGTGTTCGGCGACGGCCCGCGCCGCGCCGGGAACCTGCTCGTGGACGGCCCCGCCTCGGTCATCGTCCGCTCGTCCGGCGGCCGGACGGAGGTGGCGCTGTCCGACCCCACGATGGGACGCGAGCGGGTCTCCGTGGTCGTGCGCGGCGCCCGCCTCAGGCTCGACACGGCCGACGAAGGGGTGACGGTGCACCGCGTACCGGGCGGGACCCTGATCCAGGCGACGACCCACCACGCCTACGGGCGCACCTTCAGTGCCACCCTCCACTGA
- a CDS encoding YdeI/OmpD-associated family protein: protein MTIFPDAAAWRSWLADHHGTETEAWVVLAKKGTTEPTSLTYEQALEEALCYGWIDGLTRGRDAATYLQRYTPRRPRSNWSQRNLARVARLREQGRMQPAGLAAAEGHS from the coding sequence ATGACGATCTTCCCCGACGCGGCCGCGTGGCGGAGCTGGCTGGCCGACCACCACGGCACGGAGACCGAGGCGTGGGTGGTGCTGGCCAAGAAGGGCACGACGGAGCCGACGAGCCTCACGTACGAGCAGGCCCTGGAGGAGGCGCTGTGCTACGGCTGGATCGACGGCCTGACCCGCGGCCGCGACGCCGCCACCTACCTCCAGCGCTACACCCCGCGCCGGCCCCGCAGCAACTGGTCCCAGCGGAACCTCGCCCGGGTGGCGCGCCTGCGTGAGCAGGGCCGCATGCAGCCGGCGGGCCTCGCCGCCGCCGAAGGCCATTCCTGA
- a CDS encoding glycoside hydrolase family 2 protein, translating into MPSSAAHDLPRPEYPRPQMARADWLNLNGQWQFEIDSADSGLERGLRERELAQTITVPFAPESELSGIGHTDFMEAVWYRRTVTIPAAWAGRRTLLHFGAADHDATVWVNGVEVARHRGGFSPFTADLADVARPGEDATIVVRVRDPRQGPQARGKQSTRYGNYECLYTRTTGIWQTVWLEPVPDAHLRRPRITPDVATSSFTVVTPLSANRPGTSVRVTVSDGDGPAATATARADVDLAPSLRLQLPEDRVRLWEPGQGFLYDVRIELLDAGGAVTDAVDSYAGLRSIAIDGKRVLVNGRPVFQRLVLDQGYYPDGLMTAPSDAALLRDIELSVAAGFNGARLHQKVFEERFLYHADRLGYLVWGEFGDWGAFDGREQHPTASFVTQWLEVLERDYSHPSIIGWCPLNETTQMINDQVTQLDDVTRGLFLATKLADPTRPVIDASGYSHRVPETDVYDSHNYEQEPAAFAGQLSGLGKDQPYVNTAGDRPISVPYRGQPYFVSEYGGIWWNPELAGTEQDAARVGSWGYGQRVRDEEEFHARFAGLTGVLLDDPDMFGYCYTQLTDVFQEENGIYRFDRTTKLDVGRVRAVQSRQAACER; encoded by the coding sequence ATGCCGAGTTCCGCCGCCCACGACCTTCCCCGACCGGAGTATCCCCGCCCGCAGATGGCCCGCGCGGACTGGCTGAACCTCAACGGGCAGTGGCAGTTCGAGATCGACTCCGCCGACTCCGGCCTGGAGCGCGGCCTGCGCGAGCGCGAGCTCGCCCAGACGATCACCGTGCCCTTCGCGCCCGAGTCCGAGCTGTCCGGCATCGGGCACACCGACTTCATGGAGGCGGTCTGGTACCGCCGTACGGTGACGATCCCGGCGGCCTGGGCGGGCCGCCGTACGCTGCTGCACTTCGGCGCCGCCGACCACGACGCCACGGTGTGGGTGAACGGCGTGGAGGTGGCCCGCCACCGCGGCGGCTTCTCGCCGTTCACGGCGGACCTCGCGGACGTGGCCCGTCCCGGCGAGGACGCCACCATCGTCGTACGCGTCCGCGACCCCCGCCAGGGCCCCCAGGCCAGGGGCAAGCAGTCCACCAGGTACGGCAACTACGAGTGCCTCTACACCCGCACGACCGGGATCTGGCAGACGGTGTGGCTGGAGCCCGTCCCCGACGCGCACTTGCGCCGCCCGCGCATCACGCCGGACGTCGCGACCTCCTCCTTCACCGTCGTCACCCCGCTGTCCGCCAACCGCCCCGGCACCTCGGTCCGCGTGACGGTCTCCGACGGCGACGGCCCCGCCGCCACCGCCACCGCCCGCGCCGACGTGGACCTCGCCCCCTCCCTGCGCCTCCAGCTCCCCGAGGACCGGGTACGCCTCTGGGAGCCGGGCCAGGGCTTCCTGTACGACGTCAGGATCGAGCTGCTCGACGCCGGCGGCGCCGTCACCGACGCCGTGGACAGCTACGCCGGGCTGCGCTCCATCGCCATCGACGGCAAGCGCGTGCTCGTCAACGGCCGCCCCGTCTTCCAGCGGCTCGTGCTCGACCAGGGCTACTACCCGGACGGCCTCATGACCGCTCCCTCCGACGCCGCCCTGCTGCGCGACATCGAGCTGTCGGTGGCCGCCGGCTTCAACGGCGCGCGCCTGCACCAGAAGGTGTTCGAGGAGCGCTTCCTCTACCACGCCGACCGGCTCGGCTACCTGGTGTGGGGCGAGTTCGGCGACTGGGGCGCCTTCGACGGGCGCGAGCAGCACCCCACGGCGTCCTTCGTCACGCAGTGGCTGGAGGTCCTGGAACGCGACTACTCCCACCCGTCGATCATCGGCTGGTGCCCGCTCAACGAGACGACGCAGATGATCAACGACCAGGTCACCCAGCTCGACGACGTCACCCGCGGCCTGTTCCTGGCCACGAAGCTCGCCGACCCCACCCGCCCCGTCATCGACGCCTCCGGCTACAGCCACCGCGTGCCCGAGACCGACGTCTACGACTCGCACAACTACGAGCAGGAGCCCGCCGCGTTCGCCGGGCAGCTCAGCGGCCTGGGCAAGGACCAGCCCTACGTCAACACCGCCGGCGACCGGCCCATCTCCGTGCCGTACCGGGGCCAGCCGTACTTCGTCAGTGAGTACGGCGGCATCTGGTGGAACCCCGAACTGGCCGGCACCGAGCAGGACGCGGCCCGCGTCGGCTCCTGGGGCTACGGCCAGCGGGTGCGCGACGAGGAGGAGTTCCACGCCCGCTTCGCCGGGCTGACCGGCGTGCTGCTGGACGACCCTGACATGTTCGGCTACTGCTACACGCAGCTCACCGACGTCTTCCAGGAGGAGAACGGCATCTACCGCTTCGACCGCACGACCAAGCTCGACGTCGGGCGCGTGCGCGCGGTCCAGTCGCGGCAGGCCGCCTGCGAGCGCTGA
- a CDS encoding VOC family protein, protein MLRGLTTTAFYSPDFEATKRWYTELFGIPPYMDTPAYMEWRIGDYQHEFGVIHSKYAGSPLAMTPDPATIGRPAGAIVYWHVDDVPAAQARLVEMGATAHDAPHDRGTGFITASVIDPWGNVLGLMYNPHYLEILASMKETS, encoded by the coding sequence ATGCTTCGAGGACTCACCACCACCGCCTTCTACTCGCCCGACTTCGAGGCGACCAAGCGCTGGTACACCGAGCTGTTCGGTATCCCGCCGTACATGGACACCCCGGCGTACATGGAGTGGCGGATCGGCGACTACCAGCACGAGTTCGGCGTCATCCACAGCAAGTACGCCGGCAGCCCGCTGGCCATGACCCCCGACCCCGCCACGATCGGCAGGCCCGCGGGCGCCATCGTCTACTGGCACGTGGACGACGTGCCCGCGGCGCAGGCCCGGCTCGTGGAGATGGGCGCGACGGCGCACGACGCGCCGCACGACCGGGGCACCGGCTTCATCACCGCCTCGGTGATCGACCCGTGGGGCAACGTGCTCGGCCTGATGTACAACCCGCACTACCTGGAGATCCTCGCCTCCATGAAGGAGACGTCATGA
- a CDS encoding DUF4326 domain-containing protein, producing MAHRVKVEGDRYHGHVPEGAAYVGRAAPGLKASPYNSPHSVGGKGCRTCGGRVHERAEVIELYRVHLREHPELVERAREELAGRDLACWCKPDQDCHADVLLAVVAGQEP from the coding sequence GTGGCACACCGGGTCAAGGTCGAGGGCGACAGGTATCACGGGCACGTGCCCGAGGGGGCGGCGTACGTGGGCAGGGCGGCGCCGGGGCTGAAGGCGAGCCCGTACAACAGCCCGCACAGCGTCGGCGGCAAGGGCTGCCGGACGTGCGGCGGGCGGGTCCACGAGCGGGCCGAGGTGATCGAGCTGTACCGCGTGCACCTGCGCGAACATCCGGAGCTCGTCGAACGGGCCCGCGAGGAGCTGGCGGGCAGGGACCTCGCCTGCTGGTGCAAGCCCGACCAGGACTGCCACGCCGACGTGCTGCTGGCCGTGGTGGCCGGGCAGGAGCCGTAG